In Ischnura elegans chromosome 9, ioIscEleg1.1, whole genome shotgun sequence, the following proteins share a genomic window:
- the LOC124165275 gene encoding uncharacterized protein LOC124165275, with protein sequence MGKTHLKHAPQRRTRHHVTSPHTTHLPLISSHTFPTPARCLPLTPRASPTPASNGAPALTPRDSPTPASKCTPALTPPPHRTRHHVSQRSTLIGRRAARQGYIRRSPRPGKAVRRREPWGKEADLTPSSAFLPAGSRPRSQRIGAETEHLAGDP encoded by the exons atgggcaaaacccacttgaagcACGCGCCACAGCGAAGAACGCGGCACCACGTGACCTCCCCTCACACCACACATCTTCCCCTCATCTCCTCTCACACCTTCCCCACTCcggcccgctgccttccccttACACCACGCGCTTCCCCCACTCCCGCATCTAATGGCGCACCTGCTCTCACACCACgcgattcccccactcccgcgtcTAAATGCACACCTGCCCTGACACCACCTCCTCatcgaacgcgtcaccacgtgtcccagcggagcaccctcattggacggagggcgGCCAGGCAGGGGTATATAAGGAGGAGCCCGAGACCAGGGAAAGCAGTGCGGAGGAGGGAGCCTTGGGGAAAGgaagccgatttgacaccctcgtcggccttccttcctG CCGGAAGCCGCCCGCGGAGTCAGAGGATCGGAGCTGAGACGGAGCACTTGGCCGGTGACCCCTGA